From a region of the Rhinopithecus roxellana isolate Shanxi Qingling chromosome 8, ASM756505v1, whole genome shotgun sequence genome:
- the FH gene encoding fumarate hydratase, mitochondrial translates to MYRALRLLARSRRRVRPPASASASAPGLGGAAVPSFWPPNAARMASQNSFRIEYDTFGELKVPNDKYYGAQTVRSTMNFKIGGVTERMPTPVIKAFGILKRAAAEVNQDYGLDPKIANAIMKAADEVAEGKLNDHFPLVVWQTGSGTQTNMNVNEVISNRAIEMLGGELGSKIPVHPNDHVNKSQSSNDTFPTAMHIAAAIEVHEVLLPGLQKLHDALDAKSKEFAQIIKIGRTHTQDAVPLTLGQEFSGYVQQVKYALTRIKAAMPRIYELAAGGTAVGTGLNTRIGFAEKVAAKVAALTGLPFVTAPNKFEALAAHDALVELSGAMNTTACSLMKIANDIRFLGSGPRSGLGELILPENEPGSSIMPGKVNPTQCEAMTMVAAQVMGNHVAVTVGGSNGHFELNVFKPMMIKNVLHSARLLGDASVSFTENCVLGIQANTERINKLMNESLMLVTALNPHIGYDKAAKIAKTAHKNGSTLKETAIELGYLTAEQFDEWVKPKDMLGPK, encoded by the exons ATGTACCGAGCACTCCGGCTCCTCGCGCGCTCGCGTCGCCGTGTGcggcctccagcctcagcctcagcttcgGCTCCCGGCTTGGGTGGGGCGGCCGTGCCCTCGTTTTGGCCCCCGAACGCGGCTCGAATG GCAAGCCAAAATTCCTTCCGAATAGAATATGATACCTTTGGCGAACTAAAGGTGCCAAATGATAAGTATTACGGCGCCCAAACCGTGAGATCTACGATGAACTTTAAGATTGGAGGTGTGACAGAACGCATGCCA ACCCCTGTTATTAAAGCTTTTGGCATCTTGAAGCGAGCAGCTGCTGAAGTAAACCAGGATTATGGTCTTGATCCAAAGATTGCTAATGCAATCATGAAGGCAGCAGATGAG GTAGCCGAAGGTAAATTAAATGATCATTTTCCTCTCGTGGTATGGCAGACTGGATCAGGAACTCAGACAAATATGAATGTAAATGAAGTCATTAGCAACAGGGCAATTGAAATGTTAGGAGGTGAACTTGGCAGCAAGATACCTGTGCATCCCAATGATCATGTTAATAAAAGCCAG AGCTCAAATGATACTTTTCCCACAGCAATGCACATTGCTGCTGCAATAGAAGTTCATGAAGTACTGTTACCAGGACTACAGAAGTTACATGATGCTCTTGATGCAAAATCCAAAGAGTTTGCACAGATCATCAAGATTGGACGTACTCATACTCAGGATGCTGTTCCACTTACTCTTGGGCAG gaatTTAGTGGTTATGTTCAACAAGTGAAATATGCACTGACAAGAATAAAAGCTGCCATGCCAAGAATCTATGAGCTCGCAGCTGGAGGCACTGCTGTTGGTACAGGTTTAAATACTAGAATTGGCTTTGCAGAAAAGGTTGCTGCAAAAGTGGCTGCACTTACAG gctTGCCTTTTGTCACTGCTCCAAATAAATTTGAAGCTCTGGCTGCTCATGATGCTCTGGTTGAGCTCAGTGGAGCCATGAACACTACTGCCTGCAGTCTGATGAAGATAGCAAATGATATTCGTTTTCTGGGTTCTGGTCCCCGGTCAGGTCTGGGAGAACTGATCTTGCCTGAAAACGAACCAGGAAGCAGTATCATGCCAG GCAAGGTGAACCCTACTCAGTGTGAAGCAATGACCATGGTTGCAGCCCAAGTCATGGGGAACCATGTTGCTGTCACTGTCGGAGGCAGCAATGGACATTTTGAGTTGAATGTTTTCAAGCCAATGATG ATTAAAAATGTGTTACACTCAGCCAGGCTGCTGGGGGatgcttcagtttcctttacagaaaactgtgtgttGGGAATCCAGGCCAATACAGAAAGGATCAACAAGCTGATGAATGAGTCTCTAATGTTGGTGACAGCTCTCAATCCTCATATAG ggtATGACAAGGCAGCAAAGATTGCTAAGACAGCACACAAAAATGGATCAACCTTAAAGGAAACTGCTATTGAACTTGGCTATCTCACAGCAGAGCAGTTTGACGAATGGGTAAAACCTAAGGACATGCTGGGTCCAAAGtga